In Terriglobus sp. TAA 43, a single window of DNA contains:
- a CDS encoding CehA/McbA family metallohydrolase, giving the protein MRLSRILFAILMLGCTKWTQAQTPHVSPWAPVELNLLPPVASLDKGMWMKGDLHVHSSHSKESSNNSVARIIDYSKSIGMDFLAITDHDNHVLGDVAHNTWTDPDFHSDSVVLLYAAEWTTTRGHGNVFSAKPYDHQRFYDVRDQRDIVVGSIKKELGVHLSANHPSGKDHFGYSYDMVDSIEVWNSALWSKNANAIMIWDDMLSSGRKLTGRGGSDAHHGRPDSPDKATKNSYQAEANYVGTPTTWVYAVSRTPQGVIDALTNGRVAVSANPNAPRVELYADTDGDGKMDMMMGDNVKATGKPVTVRVQLVGNNVADSTYTVHVIKNGNPFKTLQTTGSVPNVEFQDTPTLIGRTYYRVEVEGAPTPYPQVPKSMALSGNMVGLSNPIYFNFDPQF; this is encoded by the coding sequence ATGCGTCTCTCCAGAATATTGTTTGCGATCTTGATGTTGGGTTGTACCAAGTGGACACAGGCTCAGACACCCCATGTCAGCCCATGGGCTCCCGTCGAACTGAACTTGTTGCCACCCGTTGCGAGCCTGGATAAGGGCATGTGGATGAAGGGCGACCTTCACGTTCATTCCAGCCATAGCAAGGAATCGAGCAACAATTCAGTTGCGCGGATTATCGACTATTCGAAGTCGATTGGTATGGACTTCCTCGCCATCACAGATCACGACAATCATGTTTTGGGAGATGTCGCGCACAATACCTGGACTGATCCCGATTTCCATTCGGATTCAGTGGTTCTGCTGTATGCCGCGGAGTGGACGACGACGCGCGGACACGGCAATGTGTTCTCGGCAAAGCCGTATGACCATCAGCGGTTTTACGATGTGCGCGACCAACGCGACATCGTCGTGGGCTCCATCAAAAAAGAGCTGGGCGTTCATCTCTCAGCAAATCATCCCAGCGGCAAAGATCACTTTGGGTATTCGTACGACATGGTGGATTCCATTGAGGTTTGGAATTCTGCACTGTGGTCTAAGAACGCTAACGCAATCATGATCTGGGATGACATGCTCTCTTCGGGCAGGAAGCTGACCGGCCGCGGAGGCAGCGATGCGCATCATGGGCGGCCTGACTCGCCAGACAAGGCGACCAAGAACAGCTATCAGGCTGAGGCGAATTATGTTGGCACGCCAACGACATGGGTCTACGCGGTGTCGCGGACTCCGCAGGGCGTAATCGATGCGCTAACAAACGGTCGCGTAGCGGTAAGTGCGAATCCAAATGCGCCGCGTGTGGAGCTATATGCCGATACAGACGGTGATGGCAAGATGGACATGATGATGGGTGATAACGTGAAGGCAACTGGTAAGCCAGTGACAGTGCGTGTTCAGCTTGTCGGGAACAACGTTGCAGACTCCACGTATACCGTCCATGTCATCAAGAACGGCAATCCCTTTAAGACACTGCAGACTACCGGCTCTGTGCCGAATGTAGAGTTTCAAGACACGCCCACACTGATCGGTCGTACCTACTATCGGGTCGAGGTGGAAGGCGCGCCCACACCCTATCCACAGGTGCCCAAATCAATGGCTTTGAGTGGGAACATGGTTGGCTTGTCGAACCCGATCTACTTCAATTTTGATCCGCAGTTCTGA